ATATGGTGGGTAATTCTGTTTTTAACCCCTCTTTCTATTGAACTAGAAAGTGTTTATGAAGGACCTATAAATTTTTATTTTCCCACAGAACCTTTGCTGGCCTGTGTGTTGATTCTTTTCTTGTTTTCATTTCCAAAATTGCCTTTTAAGAGAGAATTCTTTGCGCATCCAATTATTACATTAATCTTGATTTATTACTTCTGGATTGGTATCTCAGTTGCAAATTCTACAGATATTTTAATTAGTCTCAAGAAATATCTATCTCATTTGTGGTTTATAGTACCTATTCTTGTCTTGGGAGGAATCATTCTTCAGTCTAAATCAAACCGCATAAGGTTCTTTAATTTGTATATATTTAGTTTTTCCTTAGTTGTTATCTATACTTTATTTAACCTCATCTTACTTAACTTCCCAGTTAAAGAATCACAATTTGTAATGCAACCATTTCTGAAAGATCATACGATCTTGGGTGCGGTGCTAGGACTTACAATTCCCTATATTTATTCCAAATTCTTCCAGCGTGATATATCTGTGCCTAAACGAATTCTGTGGGGAAGTTTGGTTGTAATATATACCTTAGTTCTCATATTTACGTATTCACGTGCTGCTTTACTTTCATTAATTATTGCGCTACTACTTTATGTTTTTATTGCGCTTCGGATTCAGTTTAAACATTTGTTATTAGGAATGCTATTAATTCTATGTGTAGGACTAATATTTCAGGATGCAATATTAGACACACTTAAATCAAACAAATCTGAGTCTAGTGGAGATGTGATTGAAAATGTTGAGTCCATGAGTAATGTATCTTCTGATGCAAGTAATGTAGAGCGGATTAATCGTTGGAATTCGGCGCTTGCCATGTCTAAAGAAAAACCACTTTTTGGGTGGGGATTAGGGACTTATCAGTTTGAATATGCACCGTTTCAAGAGTCAAAAAACTTAACTATCATTAGTACAAACTTTGGCGATGTAGGAAATGCACACTCTGAATATTTAGGTACATTGGCAGAAAATGGTTGGCCTGCAATGATTTTATTAATCCTTTTTATTTTAACTACTATTGGAGTTGGATATCAAACGGTATTAATGATGCCTCGTGGAGTTGATAGATTGATTTTACTTTCTGCTTTGCTTGGGTTTACAGCCTATTTTGTGCATGGAGTACTCAATAATTTCTTAGATTCGGATAAAATTGCTGTATTAGTTTGGGGTTTCACAGTAATTATTGTTCATTATCACATAGATTCTAAACGTAGTCAAGAAATCATCTCTCACTAAATAGACGTTGATTTAGACAGGAAAATGTACGTATCTTTTTGAAATAATAATTCCACAGCAAAGAGCCTTTAAATAACCCTGATTTATTGTACGATTTTGTTGTAATTACAAGTGCTTTTCTTTTTCGTTGAAGTTTACCCAAATCTCTGTAATAGTGGAAGTGAGCTTTTAAGATTGCAATAACATGATTGAATTGACCGGACAGTAAGAATTTTATCCCAGCTAAGCCATCTAAGCATAAACGATAACATACTTTAAAAAAGAGAAGTCTCTCATGATTCTTATGTATCATGTATAAGCTATTTCTAAAATTGAGGTAGGTTTTGCGTGGACTTCCATAAGCTAAGGTTCCGCCTCCCACATGGTATATTACTGATGCTGGGTTAACATAAAAAGTATATCCTTGTCTTTTTGCTCTCCAACAAAAATCAATTTCTTCCATGTGTGCAAAGAAATCTTCATCAAAACCTTTTAATGAATGAAAGATGTTGGCGCGCACTGCCATACATGCCCCTGAAACCCAAAAGACCTCTGTTTCTGAATCGTATTGTCCAGTGTCCTTTTCTACGACATCAAACATGCGTCCTCTACAAAAAGGGTAGTAGTTTTTATCCATATACCCACCACAGGCACCTGCATATTCAAATGTATCTTTTTGTTTATAAGATAAAATCTTCGGTTGAACTCCTACAATTGAATCATTACTATCCATTAACGTGATAAGAGGTGATAGCCATCCAGAAGTCACTTCTACATCTGAATTAATCAATACATAATACTTAAATCTTCCGTTTAATAGATTCAAGCCATCATTATAACCCTTGGCAAAACCTCCATTAAAAGAATTTATAATGACTTCCACCTCTGGATGATTTTCATGAAGATATAAGGTGCTCTCATCTGTAGATTGATTGTCAATTACAATTATTTTAGCTTCTGGAGTGAATTGTATCAATGTAGGTAAGAACTGCTTTAAAAAAGCAACTCCATTCCAGTTTAAAATGACTACAGCTGTTTCCAAAGGTAAGATTTAGTAACTGTTGTAATAGCGCGATGAGTTTCCTCCAAAGTGTTCTATTCCTCCCCCGGTTGGATCGTCTAAGTTTTGATCAGGAGTATTACGCTTATTTAAAGCATATTTCCAGCGATAATTCTGAACTTCTCCAATCATATCACTATGCAATAAACGATATTCATTGTTTAGGTTATTCGGGCAGTAGAATACAAACCTCTTATTCGAGTATTGATTGATTTTATCATATTGCCAAATCTCGTATGGATACTCAGAAGGAGAAGATGGGTTTTCTATGATGCTATTTGGTGAGCCGTATTGTAGATATACGCGACCTCTGTCTGTTTCAAATCCTACTTGGTAATTTGTGGCGTATAGGCGTTGAACAAGTTGAACCTGCGATTTGTATTTTATCCAAGATTCAAACGCGTTGGTTGGAGCAATCTGTTTCCAAAATGCCTGTAAATATTTAAAACTTTTCTCCCTATCCTTTGATTTCAATACACTTAGAATATTCTTTACCTCAGCTTGTCTCGAAATAGGGATAAGACTAGCCACATAATAATTTACTGAATCCATAGGAACACTCTCAGCAAAAGCAGGATCGAGTATGATATTTTGATATGCTAGTTCATTTATTTCATCCGAATTGTTACGGTCAAAGTTGTAAGAAGTCGTAGCCAACACCTTGTTTTCTTTATCGAGTAAGTTCAATTCTAAAGTGTATGCACCTGTCGGAAGTTCTCTAATATCAACAATTTTGGCAATTGGACGAAGTGGGAGAGGGGCAAATTTGAAAATACGTGTGTATTTATTCCAATCCAATTTATTATCTCTTCCAACTATCTTTTGCTCAAGTATTACTGAGTCTTGTTTTAATTTTTGCGTATTATATATTTCTACATAGTAAAGAAGATTCTCCAATTCTGTTGGGTAATAATTATTGACGATAGGAATCACATCATATCCTGCTTTTGTAAATAAATTCTGCTTCTCAGATGTATTCACTCGGATGATTTCAGCAGGAATAACTGAAGAAAAACTCACCTCCGAAAAGTCGCGAATCACAATTTCCTTTTGAACACCAAGTGCCTCTTTTTTTGAATTCACGTCATTTACTATTAGCTCGTAATTGTATTTTCCTGGGTGTAAAATATATTTCTGAATATCATAAAAGTTCATGAAAATACTATCTACTACTGTTGGACTGTTTAATTGATACTTATCGGCCATTATGATTTTCCCATCTTGTTCAAATATTTGAGTAATCTCTAACTGCCCCTTTAAGCTGTCTCCTGATTGTATGTATTCTAATGATCTTCCGTCAAAAGTCATTTGGATCTCAATATAGCTTCCCTGTTCTGGAGCATATAGTTGATTTTCCTTAAGATATACTTTTAAATGCTGACTTTGGGAAAAACCAGATAAAACAGTTGCAAATGCTATTATCAATAAAAACCCTTGTTTCAACATATTTATTTATTCAGAAATGAGTACAAATTTAGGGATTTATTGGTAGATGGCAAAAAAAATAACATGCATTGATGGAATTCTACATAACCAGCTAAAATTCAATGTGATAGGAAGAGAGTATAAAATTATTTCATTTTTTACTTGTCATAAATAATTCTATTACTATTTTTGCAGCGGAGAAATGGCAGAGCGGTTGAATGCACCGGTCTTGAAAACCGGCGTACCGAAAGGTATCGGGGGTTCGAATCCCTCTTTCTCCGCTGAAGGTCTTAGTTGAAAAGCTAAGACTTTTTTTATTTCTAATAGCTTATATTTGGAAGAAGACTAGAGGGATGAGAACCCTCGGGTTCGTGCCGTAGCGAAGCGAAGACTAGCGGAGCTAATCCCTCTTTCTCCGCTGAAAGTCTTAGTTGAAAAGCTAAGACTTTTTTTGTTTCTAATAACTTATGTTTGAAATAAAACTAGAGGGATGAGAACCCCCGGGTTCGTGCCGTAGCGAAGCGAAGACCAGCGGAGCTAATCCCTCTTTCTCCGCTGAAAGTCTTGGTTGAAAAACTAAGACTTTTTTGTGTTTTAACCGAAAAGGGCGCAAAGATTTGGCGCAAAGGGTGTGGAAGTTTTTTCAGGGCTTGAAGTCTCTTTCTTTGTGAATGACTTTTACACTTTTTAGTGTAAATCGATTTTATGACTAGACAAGTAGAAATAGTGTTTAAACTGTTTCCACCTTATCTTTGAGACAGCTCATAGCTTTTTCTACCATTTTTTTAGAGCCGACGAAATAGCCACAACGTTGATGTAAACGATTTGGTTCAATTTCTAAAACTCTACGATAACCATCTGTGGCTAGAGCTCCTGCCTGCTCAGCAATAAAAGCAAGCGGATTGCATTCATATAATAATCGTAATCTACCTTCTTTATGATTATTAGTTGTGGGATAAACATAAATACCACCTTTAATTAAGTTTCTGTGAAAATCTGCCACTAAAGAGCCGATATATCTACCAGAGTAAGGTCTTCCGGTGCTTGAGTCATCTTCTCTACAATATTGCACATAATCTTTTAAACCTGGGTCGCAACGATCCAAATTCCCCTCATTAATAGAGTAAACTCTGCCTGTGTCAGGAGATTTTAAATCAGGGTGTGATAAGCAAAATTCTCCAATAGAAGGATCTAAAGTAAATCCATTAACACCTTTTCCAGTAGTATAAACCAACATAGTTGAGGAGCCGTATAAAACATACCCCGCTGCTACTTGTTCTGTTCCTTTTTGTAAGAAATCTTCTTTCGTTGCCAATGTACCCTGAGGTGAAAGTCTTCTGTAAATTGAAAAAATTGTACCAATTGAAACATTAACATCAATATTAGAAGAACCATCTAATGGATCAAACAATACTACATATTTACCATTCTTTGATAGTTCATTGTCAAAAGCCACAAAATCATCATTCTCTTCTGAGGCAATTCCGCAAACTTCACCACCATTCTTAAATGCACGAATCATAGTTTCATCTGCAATGACGTCTAGTTTCTGTTGCGCCTCTCCTTGCACATTAATTTCTCCCTTTGCACCTAAAATATCTACTAATCCAGCTCGATTTACATCTCGGTTGATGATTTTAGCAGCTACAACGATATCGTTCAGTAGGTTGGATAACTCTCCAGTAGCAAATGGGAAATCTTTCTGTTTGTTTAAGATAAAATTGTTTAAGGTGACGATTTTTGACATGACTCATATTTTGTTATGCAAATATCGTGATTTCTATTCAAAAGACAACCTTTTTACTAATTGAAAATTGAATATTCTTCCCAATAATGTCAGTATTACTACCGATAACTAATGGTGCTCAACTTTAATGAAGAGTCACTTTCTACTAACTAGGCTCTAATTTGTTTAAAGTCTTGTCGTGGTTCAAAATCATTAATCTCAATATTATCCCAACCTCTTTTAGTAAAATCTAGTGTGTATAAATTTCCATCTGTAGTTGCATAATTATCAAAGTCTTCACTTAAATCGAGGGATATCCCATAACTATTTAAACGAGCTAGTAATAAATTTAAATCTGTAAGACCTAGCATCAAAACTGTTTCGATTAATACTTTATCTTGAATATATTGAACTTCTACCTCTGCTTTTCTAGTTTTTTCTTCTAGTTGGATATACTGTATTGTCATGTTGTTAAATGAATTTGTCATAACCGTAATTTTTAATGTACATGACAAACTTATGGAGGCAGAACGTAAACTATTTACGTTGTGGAATTTTTTCAAGAGATCTTTCTTATTTAAATAATAAATCAGCTATTGATGCGGTTAATTTTTCTCTATCCCCTTCAATTTTAGAGGTTTGTGTATTGCAAAGGATTACAATAACTGTATTTCTGTTACTATACATACGTATATACGAACGTGCACCTAGTTGATCTCCGGATTTTCCAAACCATTTTCCATAATCACTGGTTCCTGTATCCCAACCTTGAGCATAGGATGTTCCGTTTGGAGGTGTGAGCATTTCCTCCATACAATCTGGAGTTAAAAAACGGTGATTCAGCATGGCTATACCAAAACGAGTCAAATCATAGACGCTAGCCTCCATACCTCCACCTCCAAATTTCCACGTGATATCATCAGGAGTAGCCTTTTTAAAAGTTTTATCAGCAGATTTATAAGTATATAAAGCAGAGCGTTCATCTACTTTACTATTTGGCTTTTGGCAGTTTAATGTAGGAAATCCATACGGGTTGCTAATTAAATCACGTAGTTGTTTATCAATGGATTTACCTGTTAGTTTTTCGATTGCGGCTGCTGCAATGGTATATCCATGTGTGGAATAATAAAATCCAGAGCCTGGCACTAATGGGTCATTCATAAATGCTTTGGTTGCTTGCCAAGCAGTCACATTTCGCAATTTATATACCGTGTCGTTTGTTACGTAATGTCTTACGTGTGATTGACAATTCAATAATTCTTCAAAACTATAGCGGTGATGTGCAGGTAAATCCAACATGGTTAGGATGGTATCTTGAATTGGAAAATATTTTTTTTCGTGTAACATGAAAGAGAGTGTCCCAGTCATTGCTTTTGAGATGGATGCTAAACGATATACAGTTCGTGAGTGAGTTACCTTATTCAATTCTTTATCTGCATAACCAAATCCTCTTTGATAGACTATCTTTCCATCACGTGCAATAGCAACAGACATACCCTGCGTAGGTTTTTTTTCCATATATTGCAGAACCAATTTTTCAATTTCTTGCTGGCTTCTGAAGTGTATCAAACTCAAATCGTTCTGCACCCATATTCCTAAATATCGTGTTCCACTACTAGTTGGGTAGATGTCAACTTTTTCGAGTCTGTATCCTTTGTCTCTTAATAATACACGTTTATTTAAAAAGTCGTCTCCAGTCATATTCCTAGACTCTAACCAATTCTTGATACCGTCTCTTACCCATAGACAGGCGTAGTATTGCTGATTTTTTATAGAATAGCTATTGCACTCTTGCAAGCGATAACCATCTTTCTTTCTAGCTTCGAGATGTGCAGCAAAATCTTGAGCTCTTAAAGCAACGCTATATATTGATTTAATATTTGATTCCCTGCGAACATACACACCTGAGTAATATACAATTCCATTGATAATGTATGCGTCCATGTCCACTAGAATATAGCCACGCTCAATATTTTCTTTGTAGGATTTTTCAAATCGGTCGGCTGTTAGATTACGGTAACTTGTCCAGCGTTTATTGTCTTTGACCCAGATAGCACCATAATATTGTTTCCCTTTATATGTGTAACTGCGCTGTTTTGAAGGTCTATATCCTTTATCACGCATTTCAGTCCATTTGGTTTTAAAATCTTTATCTAACAATTGCGTATGTACTGTCCAATCATATTTCTCCGTATTTTCTCGCATTACAATTGTATAAGATAGATCATTTCCTCCAAATATTTTTATATCAATTGGACGATATCCCTTCTTCCTATATTCGATTAGTTTGGCATTATATGTTTGTGGAGACATTCCTC
The DNA window shown above is from Brumimicrobium sp. and carries:
- a CDS encoding O-antigen ligase family protein, with protein sequence MNFLSTKPSLKWKGILEVFLICTIVFCLFMMPLNWALGIGGIILLFILLFFLTFQTEKIWWVILFLTPLSIELESVYEGPINFYFPTEPLLACVLILFLFSFPKLPFKREFFAHPIITLILIYYFWIGISVANSTDILISLKKYLSHLWFIVPILVLGGIILQSKSNRIRFFNLYIFSFSLVVIYTLFNLILLNFPVKESQFVMQPFLKDHTILGAVLGLTIPYIYSKFFQRDISVPKRILWGSLVVIYTLVLIFTYSRAALLSLIIALLLYVFIALRIQFKHLLLGMLLILCVGLIFQDAILDTLKSNKSESSGDVIENVESMSNVSSDASNVERINRWNSALAMSKEKPLFGWGLGTYQFEYAPFQESKNLTIISTNFGDVGNAHSEYLGTLAENGWPAMILLILFILTTIGVGYQTVLMMPRGVDRLILLSALLGFTAYFVHGVLNNFLDSDKIAVLVWGFTVIIVHYHIDSKRSQEIISH
- a CDS encoding glycosyltransferase family 2 protein, yielding METAVVILNWNGVAFLKQFLPTLIQFTPEAKIIVIDNQSTDESTLYLHENHPEVEVIINSFNGGFAKGYNDGLNLLNGRFKYYVLINSDVEVTSGWLSPLITLMDSNDSIVGVQPKILSYKQKDTFEYAGACGGYMDKNYYPFCRGRMFDVVEKDTGQYDSETEVFWVSGACMAVRANIFHSLKGFDEDFFAHMEEIDFCWRAKRQGYTFYVNPASVIYHVGGGTLAYGSPRKTYLNFRNSLYMIHKNHERLLFFKVCYRLCLDGLAGIKFLLSGQFNHVIAILKAHFHYYRDLGKLQRKRKALVITTKSYNKSGLFKGSLLWNYYFKKIRTFSCLNQRLFSER
- a CDS encoding GWxTD domain-containing protein, coding for MLKQGFLLIIAFATVLSGFSQSQHLKVYLKENQLYAPEQGSYIEIQMTFDGRSLEYIQSGDSLKGQLEITQIFEQDGKIIMADKYQLNSPTVVDSIFMNFYDIQKYILHPGKYNYELIVNDVNSKKEALGVQKEIVIRDFSEVSFSSVIPAEIIRVNTSEKQNLFTKAGYDVIPIVNNYYPTELENLLYYVEIYNTQKLKQDSVILEQKIVGRDNKLDWNKYTRIFKFAPLPLRPIAKIVDIRELPTGAYTLELNLLDKENKVLATTSYNFDRNNSDEINELAYQNIILDPAFAESVPMDSVNYYVASLIPISRQAEVKNILSVLKSKDREKSFKYLQAFWKQIAPTNAFESWIKYKSQVQLVQRLYATNYQVGFETDRGRVYLQYGSPNSIIENPSSPSEYPYEIWQYDKINQYSNKRFVFYCPNNLNNEYRLLHSDMIGEVQNYRWKYALNKRNTPDQNLDDPTGGGIEHFGGNSSRYYNSY
- the fbp gene encoding class 1 fructose-bisphosphatase, giving the protein MSKIVTLNNFILNKQKDFPFATGELSNLLNDIVVAAKIINRDVNRAGLVDILGAKGEINVQGEAQQKLDVIADETMIRAFKNGGEVCGIASEENDDFVAFDNELSKNGKYVVLFDPLDGSSNIDVNVSIGTIFSIYRRLSPQGTLATKEDFLQKGTEQVAAGYVLYGSSTMLVYTTGKGVNGFTLDPSIGEFCLSHPDLKSPDTGRVYSINEGNLDRCDPGLKDYVQYCREDDSSTGRPYSGRYIGSLVADFHRNLIKGGIYVYPTTNNHKEGRLRLLYECNPLAFIAEQAGALATDGYRRVLEIEPNRLHQRCGYFVGSKKMVEKAMSCLKDKVETV
- a CDS encoding serine hydrolase; protein product: MWLKYVRFLPILLGFFFLDCDRYLYAQMDTPADYRSSIFYRGMSPQTYNAKLIEYRKKGYRPIDIKIFGGNDLSYTIVMRENTEKYDWTVHTQLLDKDFKTKWTEMRDKGYRPSKQRSYTYKGKQYYGAIWVKDNKRWTSYRNLTADRFEKSYKENIERGYILVDMDAYIINGIVYYSGVYVRRESNIKSIYSVALRAQDFAAHLEARKKDGYRLQECNSYSIKNQQYYACLWVRDGIKNWLESRNMTGDDFLNKRVLLRDKGYRLEKVDIYPTSSGTRYLGIWVQNDLSLIHFRSQQEIEKLVLQYMEKKPTQGMSVAIARDGKIVYQRGFGYADKELNKVTHSRTVYRLASISKAMTGTLSFMLHEKKYFPIQDTILTMLDLPAHHRYSFEELLNCQSHVRHYVTNDTVYKLRNVTAWQATKAFMNDPLVPGSGFYYSTHGYTIAAAAIEKLTGKSIDKQLRDLISNPYGFPTLNCQKPNSKVDERSALYTYKSADKTFKKATPDDITWKFGGGGMEASVYDLTRFGIAMLNHRFLTPDCMEEMLTPPNGTSYAQGWDTGTSDYGKWFGKSGDQLGARSYIRMYSNRNTVIVILCNTQTSKIEGDREKLTASIADLLFK